Proteins encoded together in one Anaerotignum propionicum DSM 1682 window:
- a CDS encoding ABC transporter permease: protein MGITSELPGELLGWLLRGCISALTISALQLTLSMRIRSFAAPIGIGLCAVFIGLGMYVIHLGLFFPHSLLTTGMGVLSQTSLSPGEDLLFIIINLLYLIIISAGAIRRMGKSDVVA, encoded by the coding sequence GTGGGTATAACCTCAGAACTTCCAGGAGAATTGCTTGGATGGCTACTCCGTGGCTGCATATCAGCCCTTACAATCAGCGCCCTGCAATTAACTTTGTCTATGCGTATCCGCAGCTTCGCTGCTCCGATTGGAATTGGTTTATGTGCTGTTTTCATTGGCCTAGGCATGTACGTCATACACTTGGGACTGTTTTTTCCCCACTCACTATTGACTACTGGTATGGGGGTACTCAGTCAAACAAGCCTTTCGCCTGGAGAGGACCTTTTGTTTATCATAATAAATCTGCTGTATCTTATTATTATTAGTGCAGGTGCAATACGCCGGATGGGTAAATCTGATGTAGTTGCTTAA
- a CDS encoding ABC transporter permease produces the protein MLRRCISAEWMKLHHSHIWIILMILPILSVLIGSANFYMNQGVLTKEWYSLWSQVGLFYGEFFFPILIAICCAYMWRLEHHNKNWNMIMTAPVSTTSIFLSKINSSWCTNDFSSDILFYIIFFRR, from the coding sequence ATGTTAAGACGTTGTATTTCTGCAGAATGGATGAAGCTACACCATTCCCATATATGGATAATCTTGATGATTCTTCCCATATTAAGCGTTTTGATTGGCAGTGCTAACTTTTATATGAACCAAGGTGTATTAACAAAAGAATGGTACAGTCTATGGTCTCAAGTGGGTTTGTTTTATGGAGAATTCTTCTTTCCCATTCTTATTGCAATTTGCTGTGCATACATGTGGAGACTGGAGCATCATAATAAGAACTGGAATATGATCATGACTGCACCTGTGTCAACCACCAGTATTTTTCTATCTAAAATTAATAGTAGTTGGTGTACTAATGATTTTAGTTCAGATATTCTTTTTTATATTATATTTTTTAGGAGGTAA
- a CDS encoding ABC transporter permease encodes MKMVGLEWYKLRHKHLFLMVTLFLFVEIGWAFMAASMSISRNSDNARWELLIAMLSSMNGLFLPILSAICVSRICDMEHKGNTWKLLLTASVRRSQLYGAKYISAAIVILWAFMLQVIAIIAFGIINGIEQPVPLFLIILFFIGTVLTNMVVIALQQWVSMAVKNQAFALSLGMVGGFIGLVADMLPSGVRKIFVWSYYTGLSPVTQSYISEKMQFMVRDISSLLPAVGILTVAGIGIYLAGSIHVSRQEV; translated from the coding sequence ATGAAAATGGTTGGTCTTGAATGGTATAAATTGCGTCATAAGCATCTGTTTTTGATGGTAACATTATTTTTATTTGTGGAAATTGGATGGGCGTTCATGGCAGCAAGTATGTCGATTTCACGCAATTCGGATAATGCCCGATGGGAGTTGCTTATTGCGATGTTATCCTCAATGAATGGTTTGTTCTTACCCATTCTCTCAGCGATATGTGTATCTCGCATCTGTGACATGGAGCATAAAGGAAACACGTGGAAGCTATTGCTGACTGCTTCTGTAAGGCGTAGTCAGCTCTATGGAGCAAAATATATTTCTGCAGCTATCGTCATATTGTGGGCATTCATGCTACAAGTGATTGCTATTATAGCATTTGGTATTATCAATGGTATTGAACAGCCTGTGCCATTATTTTTAATAATCCTATTCTTTATAGGCACGGTTTTAACCAATATGGTCGTGATAGCATTGCAGCAATGGGTATCCATGGCAGTAAAAAACCAAGCTTTTGCATTATCGCTTGGTATGGTGGGTGGATTCATTGGCTTGGTAGCAGACATGCTGCCGTCAGGAGTACGTAAGATTTTTGTATGGTCTTACTACACGGGTTTAAGTCCCGTCACACAAAGCTATATAAGTGAAAAAATGCAGTTTATGGTACGTGATATAAGTTCGTTACTGCCTGCAGTGGGGATATTGACTGTAGCTGGAATTGGGATTTATCTGGCTGGAAGTATCCACGTATCCAGGCAGGAAGTATAA
- a CDS encoding ABC transporter ATP-binding protein: MNQIISTHNLSKRYGNTYRVKDVNLAVCEGDIYGFLGPNGAGKSTTLKMILGLTRPTDGEVRIFGKDLGANRRLILSETGSLIESPSYYGHLTGLENMRVIQRLKDVPDKNVWEALKIVRLENQKDKKVEQYSLGMKQRLGIAMGLLSFPKLLILDEPTNGLDPAGIGEIRELIKSLPERYEMTVLISSHLLSEIEQMATTVGIINDGLLMYQGSMEDLKNKNRPTISLKTQNNKLAYQLLFDKGFSPKEREDALVFEYLTNKQVALANKSLVEANIDVLRIEEHKMNLESIFLDITGKGHSL, encoded by the coding sequence ATGAATCAGATTATTTCTACACATAACCTTTCAAAACGATATGGCAATACATATAGAGTGAAAGATGTAAATTTGGCAGTATGTGAAGGAGATATTTATGGATTTCTTGGTCCTAACGGGGCAGGAAAATCCACCACATTAAAAATGATTTTGGGGCTTACACGACCGACTGATGGCGAAGTGAGGATATTTGGAAAGGATCTTGGAGCAAACCGCCGTCTCATTTTGAGCGAAACCGGATCACTCATAGAATCGCCATCCTATTATGGGCATCTAACAGGATTAGAAAATATGCGTGTTATTCAGAGGCTCAAGGATGTACCCGATAAGAATGTGTGGGAGGCTTTAAAAATTGTCCGATTAGAAAATCAAAAGGATAAAAAAGTGGAACAGTATTCCCTGGGCATGAAGCAACGCCTGGGGATTGCCATGGGGCTCTTGTCTTTTCCAAAGCTTTTGATTTTGGATGAACCAACAAATGGTCTTGATCCTGCTGGTATTGGTGAAATCCGAGAACTGATTAAATCGCTGCCCGAGCGTTATGAAATGACAGTGTTGATTTCCAGTCATTTGCTTTCTGAAATTGAGCAGATGGCAACCACAGTGGGTATTATCAACGATGGGTTATTGATGTATCAAGGTAGTATGGAAGATTTAAAAAACAAAAATCGTCCAACGATTTCGTTAAAGACACAGAACAACAAGTTGGCGTATCAGTTGCTTTTTGATAAAGGTTTTTCTCCCAAGGAACGAGAAGACGCTTTGGTATTTGAATACTTGACGAACAAACAGGTGGCGCTGGCAAATAAAAGCTTAGTTGAAGCGAATATTGATGTGTTGCGTATTGAAGAACACAAGATGAATTTGGAGAGTATTTTTCTTGATATTACAGGAAAGGGGCATAGCTTGTAA
- a CDS encoding response regulator transcription factor encodes MNDLKNKKLLIVDDEREIRNMMDNFLRKEGFIRIYQASDCMEALETCRSVKPDIAILDVMLPDGDGFSLLSSLRQISNMPVLFLSARGEDEDRLLGLGLGADDYIVKPFLPRELILRLTAILRRVYAPPKQEQRPAFQLGERTINLEGGIVRDGITENPLTAKELVLLLKLYENRNRIVTSDALCQAAWGDDYYGYENTLMVHIRRIREKIEANPSNPEYLLTIRGLGYKLMVGGV; translated from the coding sequence ATGAATGATTTAAAGAACAAAAAACTGCTCATCGTAGATGATGAGCGTGAAATAAGAAATATGATGGATAATTTCTTACGTAAAGAAGGCTTTATACGTATTTATCAAGCTTCCGATTGTATGGAGGCTTTAGAAACTTGTCGGTCTGTAAAACCTGACATTGCCATTTTAGATGTTATGCTACCAGATGGAGACGGTTTCTCCCTTCTGTCCTCATTGCGACAAATATCAAATATGCCCGTCCTTTTTTTATCCGCAAGAGGAGAAGACGAGGACCGTCTATTGGGGCTTGGCCTTGGTGCAGATGACTATATTGTAAAACCATTTTTGCCACGAGAACTCATTCTGCGTTTAACGGCAATTCTGAGAAGGGTTTATGCACCGCCAAAGCAGGAGCAACGGCCTGCCTTCCAATTAGGAGAGCGTACTATTAATCTAGAGGGTGGTATTGTCCGAGATGGCATCACTGAAAATCCTTTGACAGCAAAAGAACTTGTATTGCTGTTAAAGCTTTATGAAAATAGAAATCGTATCGTAACCAGTGATGCCCTTTGCCAAGCTGCCTGGGGAGATGATTATTATGGCTACGAAAATACACTAATGGTTCATATCAGGCGCATCCGTGAAAAGATTGAGGCTAACCCATCCAATCCAGAATATTTGCTTACCATTAGAGGGTTAGGTTACAAGTTGATGGTTGGGGGGGTGTAA
- a CDS encoding sensor histidine kinase, which produces MEGTTQILRRFIGSTIILSILLLIFNFILFATWVSKGMNDVNSPSAVVQNVAESLHSLPNSYSLDSSSVKLLKQNNGWAMLIDNTGHVAWNYMLPEELNKTYSLVDVAKFTRYYLMDYPVFVWEHDKGLVVVGYPKKGMTKYQHILPTSWVSSLPLRITSLLVGNIALALLFSLFIGSRLIRSIHPLTQGIQDLAEDKNIYVEPKGVLANLAQSVNRTSALLKQKNDSLQTRDEARSNWIAGISHDIRTPLSMVLGYASNLEENNDLPTEQRRQAGIIRQQAEKLRSLISDLNLVSMLEYEMQPLNKKPIRLSVLARQIASEFLNSGLDEHFILEVEILDENAQVNGDEQLLTRAITNLIQNSIKHNPGGCLILLQISFDADNNTCSFIVDDKGKGIPQNELPDLLELPFSSKRKRPRQNGHGLGLPMVARIAKAHKGHLILSSDTSSGLKAEIILPSIKIG; this is translated from the coding sequence ATGGAGGGAACAACACAAATCTTAAGACGCTTTATTGGTTCAACCATTATTCTTTCCATCCTTCTCTTAATTTTCAATTTTATTCTGTTCGCTACCTGGGTATCCAAAGGGATGAACGATGTAAACTCTCCAAGTGCTGTTGTTCAAAACGTAGCAGAAAGTTTGCATTCATTGCCCAATTCCTATTCTTTAGATTCATCCTCAGTGAAACTTTTGAAACAGAATAATGGATGGGCAATGCTGATTGACAATACAGGACACGTAGCATGGAATTATATGCTTCCCGAAGAACTAAATAAAACATATTCTTTAGTCGACGTGGCAAAATTTACTCGTTACTACTTGATGGATTATCCTGTTTTTGTGTGGGAACATGATAAAGGGTTGGTAGTTGTCGGATATCCAAAAAAAGGTATGACAAAATACCAGCATATACTTCCTACAAGCTGGGTATCTTCTTTGCCGCTGCGAATTACTTCTTTACTAGTTGGAAATATTGCACTAGCATTACTTTTTTCTCTTTTCATCGGCTCCAGATTGATTCGATCTATCCATCCGCTAACTCAGGGTATTCAAGATCTTGCTGAAGATAAAAATATATATGTAGAGCCAAAAGGAGTCTTAGCCAATCTTGCACAAAGTGTAAACCGTACCTCAGCTTTATTAAAACAAAAAAACGATAGTTTGCAAACCAGAGACGAAGCTCGTTCAAACTGGATTGCAGGTATTTCACATGATATTCGAACTCCTCTTTCTATGGTACTTGGATATGCAAGTAATCTGGAGGAAAATAATGATCTTCCAACAGAACAAAGACGGCAAGCAGGTATCATACGCCAGCAGGCAGAAAAACTGCGCTCTCTTATTAGCGACTTAAATCTGGTTTCAATGCTGGAATATGAAATGCAGCCTCTTAATAAAAAGCCCATTCGCCTATCAGTATTAGCAAGACAAATCGCTTCTGAATTCCTGAACAGCGGATTAGATGAACATTTTATACTGGAAGTAGAAATTTTAGATGAAAACGCACAGGTTAATGGAGATGAGCAGCTATTAACACGAGCCATTACTAATCTGATACAAAACAGCATTAAACATAATCCTGGAGGTTGCCTGATACTGTTACAAATATCCTTTGATGCAGACAATAACACTTGTAGTTTCATCGTAGATGATAAAGGCAAGGGAATTCCTCAAAATGAACTTCCTGATCTATTGGAATTGCCCTTTTCTTCTAAAAGAAAACGTCCTCGACAGAATGGGCATGGGTTGGGACTACCAATGGTTGCAAGAATTGCAAAAGCGCATAAGGGACATTTGATTTTATCCAGCGATACAAGTAGTGGGCTGAAAGCAGAAATTATATTGCCATCTATAAAGATTGGTTAA
- a CDS encoding DUF4347 domain-containing protein: protein MMTCFKQITMRLPLIMLMVIVLLTSGSIAAYGAFVDEIVFVDDALEDYKMLMDSIPEGVRVVVLDGKKDGIEQMAEYLKNKNDLDAIHIISHGGAGEISVGTAVLNSQTMGSYLEKLDIIGQSLKENGDLLLYGCDVASGGLGKQFVENVARITDADVAASEDETGSAAQGGNWILEFQSGIIDTRTGLFSNMDTYPFLLEVKEDLIHTYSQNTWAFNKLAVDPDGTIYLTHKVSGTEIAVKEWNGTSWSPLPSITTANTGDTGFSDDLDLAVDSNNKLHIAFRHNIGSGVTSLRGVKYGLYNGSSWTFAEIEAYSDPSGGKNFDDPSIAVDSEGFAHMVYLYSDSTGYYLKYATNRSGSWVTSTVVVGASGGIDEIHNPGIVIDGNNIVHVSYVKEDNQNDCFGNYYYTKKTIGETNFPTAQKLIDAVSQGKNYYYTPLVSDSSNSLYFAYYEESYDESYAFQNTTSYLNTNKSGSWQSTQVNYDNVRMTSPIGVYVVNSKKYLLMHSFSADWSENYFFAMADYGSGWFKGTKTIIPALVEVGGYEDEREFVVDSSGNFMLVMLHGELKKISSLTGTSDDFGLGTLAPEDVEITGFDAISNVSAGTAGSATYSSVAEVQAALHENVTANAGAVTVPVTAWVDTDGYNPAVAGSYTFTATLGAIPSGYANPNDYTATVEVVVSAPEDVEITGFDAISNVSAGTAGSATYSSVAEVQAALHENVTANAGAVTVPVTAWVDTDGYNPAVAGSYTFTAILGAIPSGYANPNDYTATVEVVVSAPEDVEITGFDAISNVSAGTAGGATYSSVAEVQAALHENVTANAGAVTVPVTAWVDADGYNPAVAGSYTFTAILGAIPSGYANPNDYTATVEVVVSEPEDLEITGFDAISNVSAGTAGSATYASVAEVQAALLENVTANAGAVTVPVTAWVDTDGYNPAVAGSYTFTAILGSIPSGYANPNDYTATVEVVITGTVASNDATLKISSTIKGQTVTSLGTPSSTLGSVTGGTVTITAAKAADTSNTGSFITLFEKNNTNATVKVVKYASGASTAGFASDTAYANQAISNGDFFIIKVTAEDTLIVNYYKVKVTVTSASSGSSGGSGSSATTTQPSQVTSQNTVVVVNGKEQNAGKETQKTEDGKSTVTVAIDNKAIDNKIDEAIKTNTTGLGNVIQVPVADTKSEVAKVELTGDIVKKLEENTFDVSVKRDNVEYIIPAAEFTISKVAANLGIQEKALADIKVEVKITKLDEKVVEKYNEVAKTNGAELVFSPVQFEITAKTTNIDGTTKEHSINKFSNYVERVMEIPSGVDPSKITTGIVFNVDGTYSHVPTEVYQKGGKWYAKLNSLTNSDYSVIWNPITVRSVENHWSKDAVNDMASRLVIFNSETFEPDKAITRADFAEYIVRGLGLYREGSTHKNNFKDVTATGERTLAILIANEYGVVSGYADGTFRGDNQITREEAMAMYKRAMKITKLVGSDENRYQNYTDYSQVSEWAATYVKEVLSSHVFNGTTETKISPKASLTYAEAAQAIRNLLVESNLINK, encoded by the coding sequence ATGATGACTTGTTTCAAACAAATTACAATGAGATTACCATTAATTATGTTAATGGTAATCGTTTTACTGACGTCAGGTAGCATTGCAGCCTACGGTGCATTTGTGGACGAAATTGTGTTCGTAGACGATGCACTTGAGGACTACAAAATGCTGATGGATTCGATTCCAGAAGGGGTTCGGGTTGTGGTACTGGATGGCAAGAAGGATGGAATAGAACAAATGGCAGAGTACCTAAAAAATAAGAATGATTTAGATGCCATCCACATTATTTCCCATGGAGGTGCCGGTGAAATAAGTGTTGGAACTGCTGTGTTGAATTCTCAAACCATGGGAAGCTATTTAGAAAAACTTGATATTATTGGACAAAGTTTGAAGGAAAATGGGGATCTTCTTTTATATGGCTGCGATGTTGCTTCTGGGGGATTAGGCAAACAGTTTGTAGAAAATGTAGCACGAATTACAGACGCAGATGTGGCGGCATCAGAGGATGAGACAGGTTCTGCGGCACAAGGTGGAAATTGGATATTAGAATTTCAGTCTGGGATAATAGATACAAGAACCGGTTTATTTTCAAATATGGATACATACCCTTTTCTTTTAGAGGTTAAGGAAGATTTAATTCATACATATTCTCAGAATACCTGGGCGTTTAACAAATTGGCGGTTGATCCTGATGGGACTATTTACCTTACCCATAAGGTAAGTGGTACCGAAATAGCTGTTAAAGAATGGAATGGTACAAGTTGGAGCCCTTTACCAAGTATAACGACAGCTAATACGGGGGATACAGGTTTTTCCGATGATCTTGATTTAGCGGTTGATTCAAATAATAAACTGCATATAGCTTTTAGGCATAATATCGGTTCAGGTGTAACCAGCCTTAGAGGTGTAAAATATGGATTATACAATGGATCGAGTTGGACGTTTGCAGAAATAGAGGCTTATAGCGACCCGAGCGGGGGGAAAAACTTCGATGACCCGTCAATTGCGGTGGATTCTGAAGGTTTTGCACATATGGTATATCTTTATTCGGATTCTACTGGATATTATTTAAAATATGCAACTAATCGTTCTGGTTCTTGGGTTACTAGTACTGTTGTTGTGGGTGCGAGCGGTGGTATCGATGAAATTCATAACCCTGGTATCGTAATCGATGGAAATAACATAGTTCATGTTTCTTATGTCAAAGAAGATAATCAAAATGATTGTTTTGGCAATTATTATTATACTAAAAAGACCATAGGAGAGACCAATTTCCCTACGGCACAAAAGCTGATTGATGCTGTTTCACAAGGGAAAAACTACTATTATACTCCTTTAGTAAGTGATAGTTCCAATTCCTTATACTTCGCTTATTATGAAGAATCGTATGATGAATCTTATGCATTTCAAAATACTACTTCTTACCTGAACACAAATAAGTCTGGCAGTTGGCAGAGTACACAAGTAAATTATGATAATGTTAGAATGACTAGCCCGATAGGTGTATATGTTGTTAACTCAAAGAAGTATTTATTAATGCATTCATTTTCAGCAGACTGGTCGGAGAACTATTTTTTTGCGATGGCTGACTATGGAAGCGGATGGTTTAAAGGTACAAAAACAATTATTCCAGCTTTAGTCGAAGTGGGGGGCTATGAAGACGAAAGGGAATTTGTTGTTGATTCATCTGGTAACTTTATGCTGGTAATGTTACATGGTGAGTTGAAGAAAATCAGTAGCTTGACTGGAACAAGTGACGATTTTGGTTTAGGCACATTAGCGCCGGAAGATGTAGAAATTACAGGCTTTGATGCAATATCAAACGTAAGCGCAGGAACAGCAGGAAGTGCAACTTATTCAAGTGTAGCAGAGGTACAAGCAGCACTACATGAAAATGTAACTGCCAACGCAGGTGCAGTGACAGTACCAGTAACTGCATGGGTAGATACAGATGGATATAATCCAGCAGTAGCAGGTAGCTATACCTTCACAGCAACCTTGGGAGCAATTCCATCAGGCTATGCAAATCCAAATGACTACACAGCAACAGTGGAAGTGGTAGTGTCAGCACCGGAAGATGTAGAAATTACAGGATTTGATGCAATATCAAACGTAAGCGCAGGAACAGCAGGAAGTGCAACTTATTCAAGTGTAGCAGAGGTACAAGCAGCACTACATGAAAATGTAACTGCCAACGCAGGTGCAGTGACAGTACCAGTAACTGCATGGGTAGATACAGATGGATATAATCCAGCAGTAGCAGGTAGCTATACCTTCACAGCAATCTTGGGAGCAATTCCATCAGGCTATGCAAATCCAAATGACTATACAGCAACAGTGGAAGTGGTAGTGTCAGCACCGGAAGATGTAGAAATTACAGGCTTTGATGCAATATCAAACGTAAGCGCAGGAACAGCAGGAGGTGCAACTTATTCAAGTGTAGCAGAGGTACAAGCAGCACTACATGAAAATGTAACTGCCAACGCAGGTGCAGTGACAGTACCAGTAACTGCATGGGTAGATGCAGATGGATATAATCCAGCAGTAGCAGGTAGCTATACCTTCACAGCAATCTTGGGAGCAATTCCATCAGGCTATGCAAATCCAAATGACTATACAGCAACAGTGGAAGTGGTAGTGTCAGAACCGGAAGATCTAGAAATTACAGGCTTTGATGCAATATCAAACGTAAGCGCAGGAACAGCAGGAAGTGCGACTTATGCAAGTGTAGCAGAGGTGCAAGCAGCACTACTTGAAAATGTAACTGCCAACGCAGGTGCAGTAACAGTACCAGTAACTGCATGGGTAGATACAGATGGATATAATCCAGCAGTAGCAGGTAGCTATACCTTCACAGCAATCTTGGGATCAATTCCATCAGGTTATGCAAATCCCAATGACTACACTGCAACAGTAGAAGTGGTTATTACGGGGACAGTAGCAAGCAACGATGCAACACTGAAAATATCTTCAACGATTAAGGGGCAGACAGTGACAAGCCTAGGTACGCCAAGTTCAACGTTGGGTTCTGTAACAGGGGGTACTGTGACCATAACAGCAGCAAAGGCTGCAGACACTAGCAATACAGGTAGCTTCATCACGCTGTTTGAAAAGAACAATACTAATGCAACGGTGAAAGTAGTGAAGTATGCATCAGGTGCTTCAACAGCAGGCTTTGCGTCGGATACAGCTTATGCCAATCAGGCAATTAGTAATGGGGATTTCTTTATTATAAAGGTGACAGCAGAGGATACATTAATTGTAAATTATTACAAAGTAAAGGTAACAGTAACCTCTGCATCTAGCGGTAGCAGCGGCGGTAGCGGCAGCTCTGCCACAACAACCCAGCCAAGTCAGGTTACAAGCCAAAATACAGTTGTTGTTGTGAATGGTAAAGAGCAAAATGCAGGAAAAGAAACACAGAAAACTGAAGACGGAAAATCAACAGTAACAGTAGCTATTGATAATAAAGCTATTGATAATAAAATTGATGAAGCCATTAAAACAAATACCACTGGGTTAGGCAATGTTATTCAAGTTCCAGTAGCTGATACAAAATCTGAAGTGGCTAAAGTTGAACTTACTGGCGATATTGTTAAAAAACTGGAGGAGAACACATTTGATGTATCCGTAAAACGTGATAACGTAGAATACATAATTCCTGCGGCTGAATTCACAATAAGCAAAGTAGCAGCAAACCTTGGAATACAGGAAAAAGCTCTTGCTGACATTAAGGTGGAAGTGAAAATCACTAAGCTGGATGAAAAGGTTGTTGAAAAGTACAACGAGGTTGCAAAGACAAATGGTGCAGAACTGGTATTTTCACCAGTGCAATTTGAAATTACAGCAAAGACCACAAACATTGACGGAACAACTAAAGAGCACTCAATCAATAAGTTTAGTAACTATGTAGAAAGAGTTATGGAGATTCCATCTGGTGTTGACCCTAGTAAAATTACAACAGGTATTGTATTTAATGTAGATGGTACCTATAGCCATGTCCCCACAGAAGTATATCAAAAAGGTGGTAAATGGTATGCAAAGCTGAATTCACTTACCAACTCCGATTATTCAGTCATTTGGAATCCAATAACTGTAAGGTCTGTTGAAAATCATTGGTCAAAAGATGCAGTAAACGATATGGCTTCCAGATTAGTTATTTTTAATTCAGAGACTTTTGAGCCAGATAAAGCTATAACAAGAGCAGATTTTGCAGAGTATATTGTTAGAGGATTGGGGTTGTATAGAGAAGGCTCAACCCATAAGAATAATTTTAAAGATGTAACTGCTACAGGGGAAAGAACCTTAGCAATATTAATAGCAAATGAGTATGGAGTTGTTTCAGGATACGCTGATGGTACATTTAGAGGAGATAACCAGATTACAAGAGAAGAAGCCATGGCTATGTACAAAAGAGCCATGAAGATTACGAAACTTGTAGGGAGTGATGAAAATCGTTATCAGAACTACACTGACTACAGTCAGGTAAGTGAATGGGCAGCAACATATGTTAAGGAAGTATTATCATCACATGTCTTTAATGGTACAACAGAAACTAAAATTTCACCAAAGGCAAGTTTAACCTATGCAGAAGCGGCGCAGGCTATAAGGAACTTGCTGGTGGAATCAAATTTAATTAATAAGTAG
- a CDS encoding [Fe-Fe] hydrogenase large subunit C-terminal domain-containing protein — protein MTFEDLYNRLLKAAVNSKMPEELNLIENEGYDPHHLDCLINPYKHEVVLRTGQCNCTPEEKDECKGKCLFDALFINPDGNIDINGENCVGCGDCVKNCKKANMIESKDSLAMLEALYNANRPVYAMIAPAFVNQYSDEITPGKLRAAFKRIGFTGMVEVALFADILTLKEALEFDRNIKTEEDFQLTSCCCPMWIAMIRKVYSQLVSHVPAAVSPMVACGRSIKELYPGAITVFIGPCMAKKAEAKEKDVRDSTDFVLTFKEIQDIFDFAGLNLKEMKEDERDHSSKAGRIYAGTGGVSEAVREAVERINPTREITVKTRHADGVAGCKKMLNDILAGAGNANFYEGMGCVGGCVGGPKALIPKEEGKESVRRYGEEAIYKTPFDSPYVVKMLHELGLETVDSLLEERDIFIRKW, from the coding sequence ATGACATTTGAAGACCTATATAATAGACTTTTGAAGGCTGCTGTTAATAGTAAAATGCCTGAAGAATTAAACTTAATAGAGAATGAGGGCTATGATCCTCATCATTTAGACTGCCTTATAAATCCATACAAGCATGAGGTGGTTCTTCGTACAGGTCAATGCAATTGTACCCCAGAGGAGAAAGATGAATGTAAGGGAAAATGTTTGTTTGATGCACTGTTTATAAATCCTGATGGAAATATCGATATTAACGGCGAGAATTGCGTTGGTTGCGGGGATTGCGTTAAAAATTGTAAAAAAGCAAACATGATTGAGAGCAAGGATTCCTTGGCAATGTTAGAAGCACTTTATAATGCCAATAGGCCCGTATATGCAATGATTGCACCTGCATTTGTAAACCAGTACTCAGATGAGATCACTCCAGGCAAATTGCGTGCTGCATTTAAAAGAATCGGCTTTACTGGAATGGTAGAAGTTGCTCTGTTTGCTGATATCTTGACCCTGAAGGAAGCGTTAGAGTTTGATAGAAATATTAAGACGGAAGAGGATTTTCAGTTAACGAGTTGCTGCTGCCCTATGTGGATTGCTATGATCAGAAAGGTATATTCTCAGCTGGTTTCTCATGTCCCTGCGGCTGTTTCACCCATGGTAGCTTGTGGACGTTCCATAAAGGAACTTTATCCCGGAGCAATAACGGTTTTTATCGGCCCATGTATGGCAAAAAAGGCAGAAGCAAAGGAAAAGGATGTTAGAGATTCTACGGATTTTGTCTTAACATTTAAAGAGATTCAAGATATCTTTGACTTTGCAGGACTTAATCTAAAAGAAATGAAAGAAGATGAACGGGACCATTCTTCTAAGGCAGGCAGAATTTATGCGGGAACAGGCGGTGTCAGTGAAGCGGTGCGTGAAGCCGTAGAGCGCATTAATCCAACCAGAGAGATTACTGTAAAAACACGACATGCAGATGGAGTTGCGGGATGCAAGAAGATGCTCAATGATATTCTCGCAGGAGCAGGCAATGCCAACTTCTATGAAGGAATGGGCTGTGTTGGTGGTTGCGTAGGGGGCCCAAAAGCGTTAATTCCGAAAGAAGAAGGGAAGGAAAGTGTTCGTCGATATGGAGAAGAAGCAATTTACAAAACTCCATTTGATAGTCCTTACGTAGTTAAAATGTTGCATGAACTAGGGTTAGAAACCGTGGATAGTTTGCTTGAGGAAAGAGATATTTTTATAAGGAAATGGTAA